The Canis lupus baileyi chromosome 11, mCanLup2.hap1, whole genome shotgun sequence genome includes a window with the following:
- the LIPT1 gene encoding lipoyl amidotransferase LIPT1, mitochondrial yields the protein MLIPFSMKNCFQLLCNLKVPTSGFKNQVKSGFILQSISNDVYQNLAVEDWIHDHMNLEGKPVLFLWRNSPSVVIGRHQNPWQECNLNLMREEGIKLARRRSGGGAVYHDMGNINLTFFTTKKKYDRMQNLKLVVRALNAVQPQLDVQATKRCDILLDGQFKISGTASKIGRTTAYHHCTLLCSTNRTFLSSSLKSPYQGIRSNATTSIPSIVKNLLEKDPTLTCEVLMNAVAAEYAAYHQIDNHINLINPTDETLFPGINNKAKELQTWEWIYGKTPKFSINTSFNVLDEQSHLEIKIFIDIKNGRIETCNIEAPDHWLPLEICDKLNSSFIGSKFCPIETTMLTNLLLRTCPGDNELHSKWNILCEKIKGIM from the coding sequence ATGCTGATCCCGTTTTCAATGAAGAACTGCTTCCAGTTACTTTGTAACCTCAAGGTCCCAACATCTGGCTTTAAAAACCAAGTAAAAAGTGGGTTCATTTTACAATCAATTTCCAATGATGTTTATCAAAATCTGGCTGTAGAAGACTGGATCCATGACCATATGAATCTAGAAGGCAAGCCAGTTCTTTTCTTGTGGAGAAATTCTCCCTCTGTTGTAATAGGTCGGCATCAGAATCCTTGGCAGGAATGCAACCTGAATCTTATGAGAGAAGAAGGTATAAAACTAGCTCGGAGAAGAAGTGGAGGGGGAGCTGTCTACCATGATATGGGTAATATCAATTTGACTTTTTTTACAACCAAAAAAAAGTATGATAGAATGCAGAATCTAAAATTAGTTGTGAGGGCTCTGAATGCTGTCCAACCCCAGCTGGATGTACAGGCCACCAAAAGATGTGACATTTTACTTGACGGGCAATTTAAAATCTCAGGAACAGCTTCCAAGATTGGCCGGACTACTGCTTATCACCACTGCACTTTATTATGTAGTACCAATAGGACTTTCTTGTCATCTTCGCTGAAAAGCCCTTACCAAGGAATCAGGAGCAATGCCACTACTAGCATACCTTCCATAGtaaaaaatcttttggaaaaagATCCCACTCTGACCTGTGAAGTACTCATGAATGCTGTTGCTGCAGAATATGCTGCTTATCATCAAATTGATAATCATATTAACCTAATAAACCCAACAGATGAGACCCTGTTTCCTGGAATAAATAACAAAGCCAAAGAACTACAAACCTGGGAGTGGATATATGGCAAAACTCCAAAGTTTAGTATAAACACTTCATTTAATGTATTAGATGAACAGtcacatttggaaattaaaatattcatagacATAAAGAATGGAAGGATTGAAACCTGTAATATTGAAGCACCTGATCATTGGTTGCCACTGGAAATATGTGACAAATTAAATTCAAGTTTTATTGGCAGTAAGTTTTGCCCAATTGAAACTACTATGCTCACAAATCTGTTACTTAGAACATGTCCAGGAGATAATGAACTACACAGTAAATGGAATATCCTCTGTGAAAAAATTAAGGGAATAATGtga